From one Acidobacteriota bacterium genomic stretch:
- a CDS encoding MATE family efflux transporter has product MSIELENQVAVPKVRRGALALIRRALSGGEEDFTRGSIRRSVILLAIPMVLEMMMESVFAVADIFFVSSLGPEAVTVVGLTEAVVTLLFALAIGLSMATTAMVARRIGERDREGAAVAAVQALWIGLGLSVVIGIAGVIFAPHILRLMGAEASVIAGGAGYTAVLLGGSATIMFLFLINAIFRGAGDAAIAMRALWLANGINLILDPCLIFGLGPFPEMGVTGAAVATTIGRGTGVVFQLWCLFGGASRIRVTWRQVVAVPAVMLRLARLSMGGVMQFLITTSSWIGLVRIVSSFGSEAVAGYTIAIRVVMFTILPAWGLSNAAATMVGQSLGAGKPRRAERAVWQASRYNIAFLVAVGFAFYFGAEQILRIFTDQPAVIAYGVACLQILAFGYPLYGLGMILIQAFNGAGDTDTPTVINFFCFWMLQIPLAYTLAHVAGLGPKGVFLAVVIAESVMTVVALVVFRRGKWKLKQV; this is encoded by the coding sequence ATGAGTATCGAGCTGGAAAACCAAGTTGCAGTCCCCAAGGTGCGCCGCGGCGCCTTGGCATTGATCCGTCGGGCTTTGTCCGGTGGAGAAGAGGACTTTACCCGCGGCTCCATTCGCCGTTCCGTCATCCTGCTGGCCATCCCCATGGTGCTCGAGATGATGATGGAGTCGGTCTTCGCCGTCGCCGACATCTTCTTCGTTTCGTCGTTGGGGCCGGAGGCGGTGACCGTCGTCGGCCTGACGGAGGCGGTGGTGACGCTGCTCTTCGCCTTGGCCATCGGTCTGAGCATGGCCACCACCGCCATGGTCGCCCGCCGCATTGGCGAGCGGGACCGGGAGGGCGCCGCCGTGGCGGCGGTGCAGGCGTTGTGGATCGGTCTCGGCCTGTCGGTGGTCATCGGCATCGCCGGGGTGATCTTTGCGCCCCACATCCTGCGCCTGATGGGAGCGGAAGCTTCGGTCATCGCCGGCGGCGCCGGCTATACGGCGGTGCTGTTGGGAGGCTCGGCGACGATCATGTTTCTCTTCTTGATCAACGCCATCTTCCGCGGCGCCGGCGATGCGGCCATCGCCATGCGGGCGCTGTGGCTGGCCAACGGCATCAACCTGATCCTCGATCCCTGCCTGATCTTCGGGCTGGGGCCGTTCCCGGAGATGGGGGTCACCGGCGCCGCCGTGGCTACCACCATCGGCCGCGGTACCGGGGTGGTGTTTCAGCTGTGGTGCCTGTTCGGCGGCGCCAGCCGCATTCGCGTCACCTGGAGACAGGTGGTGGCGGTGCCGGCGGTGATGCTGCGGCTGGCCCGGCTGTCCATGGGTGGGGTGATGCAATTCCTCATCACCACCTCCAGCTGGATCGGCTTGGTGCGCATTGTCTCCAGCTTCGGCAGCGAAGCGGTGGCGGGCTACACCATCGCCATCCGCGTGGTGATGTTCACCATCCTGCCCGCCTGGGGCCTGAGCAACGCCGCCGCCACCATGGTCGGGCAGAGCCTGGGCGCCGGCAAGCCGCGGCGGGCGGAGCGGGCGGTGTGGCAGGCCTCGCGGTACAACATCGCGTTCCTGGTGGCCGTGGGCTTCGCCTTCTATTTCGGCGCGGAGCAGATCCTGAGGATCTTCACCGACCAGCCGGCGGTCATCGCCTACGGCGTCGCCTGTCTGCAGATCCTGGCCTTCGGCTATCCCCTCTACGGTTTGGGGATGATCCTGATCCAGGCGTTCAACGGCGCCGGCGACACGGATACGCCGACGGTGATCAACTTCTTCTGCTTCTGGATGCTCCAGATCCCGCTGGCCTACACCCTGGCCCACGTCGCCGGCCTGGGCCCCAAGGGGGTGTTCCTGGCGGTGGTCATCGCCGAGTCGGTGATGACCGTGGTGGCCCTGGTGGTCTTCCGCCGTGGCAAATGGAAGCTGAAGCAGGTTTAG
- a CDS encoding sigma-70 family RNA polymerase sigma factor, with protein sequence MSSDEIGRMREITQLLQDWDEADETSRSRLMELIYDELCRLAQGRLRKERRDHTLQTAALVHEAYLRLVDQRHVRWQSRAHFFAVASTMMRRVLINHARDRSTAKRGGGAPHLQLDERLLPSGNLGEGGGEPRERWDDWLALDQALSRLAEAHPQQARAVELRYFAGLGQEEIAEVLGLSRATVTRRLRVARAWLYRHLRPQASPAAAREGRP encoded by the coding sequence ATGAGCAGCGACGAAATCGGGAGAATGCGGGAAATCACCCAGCTGCTCCAAGATTGGGACGAGGCCGACGAGACGAGCCGCAGCCGCTTGATGGAGTTGATTTACGACGAGCTCTGCCGCCTCGCCCAAGGCCGCCTGCGCAAAGAGCGCCGGGACCACACCCTGCAAACCGCTGCCCTGGTCCACGAGGCCTATCTGCGCCTGGTGGATCAGAGGCACGTGCGTTGGCAGAGCCGGGCCCACTTCTTCGCCGTGGCCAGCACCATGATGCGCCGAGTCCTGATCAACCACGCCCGGGACCGCAGCACCGCCAAACGCGGCGGTGGAGCTCCCCACCTACAGTTGGACGAGAGGCTGCTGCCCTCGGGAAACCTCGGCGAGGGCGGCGGAGAGCCCCGAGAGCGTTGGGACGACTGGCTCGCCCTCGACCAGGCGCTGAGTCGCTTGGCCGAGGCTCACCCCCAACAGGCCCGGGCGGTGGAGCTGCGCTATTTCGCCGGCCTGGGGCAGGAAGAGATCGCCGAGGTGCTGGGGCTGTCCCGGGCTACCGTTACCCGGCGCCTGCGGGTGGCCCGGGCCTGGCTCTATCGTCATCTCCGGCCCCAGGCCTCCCCCGCCGCGGCCCGGGAGGGGCGACCATGA
- a CDS encoding serine/threonine-protein kinase: MIGHSSEEPAGEAAEERVEELFDRALRLPPKQRSAFLRAVCGEDGALRRELESLLRADAEAGGFLPELAEEPSQEPVLAGEIARGRRLGPYRLHEKLGEGGMGTVFLAMRDDDQYRRRVAIKLLPITMATPDHLRRFRTERHILASLDHPNIARLYDAGATAEGLPYCVLEYIEGEPLDVYCDRHRLPVKERLRLFRTVCWAVHFAHQNLVVHRDLKPANILVTAEGTPKLLDFGIAKLLNPELAASSSQPTLTWHRVLTPSYASPEQFQGRMITTASDVYSLGVVLYQLLCGRLPLSVEDKTPREIEQELCTRQPPKVSQAVISPVAPEAEATPGAEREATGTGQPSPEEVARRRRLRPQQLRKLLSGDLDTIVAKALRKEPQRRYGSAGELAEDLQRYLQGLPVRARKDTLIYRAGKRLRRHRFAAAAAALVLAVICSLSVLLFVQSQRAELARERAESVATFLEEIFQVADPTGSTSRETSARELLDRGARRIPRQLQDQPELQAALMNTIGNAYLGLGLYAEASPFLESALARRRELLGEDHPSTAETLNDLGVLAVQRRDVERAEELLRQALELRRRLTGETGPATAESTHHLAALLSIKGEYERAEELFRRALDLRRALTGPEDLEVAETLNGLGVVLRLRGKYGQAEQALTRGLEIRRRILGGEHYRIAESLNDLGTLYNEIEDFERAEPLFLEALDIARRLFGEDNLPVAALLHNLGFLHQEQGHLEDAERFYRRSLEVKEALFSEHHERVLSSLGNLAALLDAKGEHGPAEELHRRVLELERRAFEVDTPYRAILLENLATNLRLQGRFEQAEVLQRQSLALRQRLLRPDHPDIPRGLNNLGVLLAQKGELPEAEQTLRRAVELRQRLLGPDHPHTRRSEGHLRELLRKVEESSEVDNPAAD; encoded by the coding sequence ATGATCGGCCACTCCTCCGAGGAGCCGGCCGGGGAAGCCGCCGAGGAACGGGTCGAGGAGCTCTTCGACCGCGCTCTGCGTCTTCCCCCGAAGCAGCGTTCCGCCTTCCTCCGTGCGGTCTGCGGCGAGGACGGAGCGCTTCGCCGGGAGCTGGAATCGCTTCTGCGGGCGGACGCCGAGGCCGGTGGTTTCCTGCCGGAGCTCGCCGAAGAGCCTTCCCAAGAGCCCGTCTTGGCGGGGGAGATCGCCCGGGGCCGCAGGCTCGGCCCCTACCGGCTGCACGAGAAGCTGGGGGAAGGGGGCATGGGGACCGTCTTCCTGGCGATGCGGGACGACGATCAATACCGCCGCCGGGTGGCCATCAAGCTCCTCCCGATCACCATGGCGACGCCGGACCATCTGCGTCGTTTCCGCACCGAACGCCACATTCTGGCGAGCCTCGACCACCCCAACATCGCCCGACTCTACGACGCCGGCGCCACCGCCGAGGGCCTGCCATACTGCGTCCTCGAATACATCGAGGGCGAGCCCTTGGACGTGTATTGCGACCGCCACCGGTTGCCGGTGAAAGAACGCCTGCGGCTCTTCCGCACGGTCTGTTGGGCGGTGCATTTCGCCCACCAAAACCTGGTGGTGCACCGGGACCTCAAGCCCGCCAACATCCTGGTCACGGCGGAGGGCACGCCCAAGCTTCTGGACTTCGGCATCGCCAAGCTCCTCAACCCGGAGCTCGCCGCATCGAGCTCCCAACCCACCCTCACCTGGCACCGGGTGCTGACCCCCAGCTATGCCAGCCCCGAGCAGTTCCAGGGCCGCATGATCACCACCGCCAGCGATGTCTACTCCCTGGGGGTTGTCCTCTACCAGCTGCTCTGCGGTCGGCTGCCCCTGTCCGTGGAGGACAAGACGCCGCGGGAGATCGAGCAGGAACTCTGCACCCGACAGCCCCCCAAGGTGAGCCAGGCCGTCATCTCCCCCGTTGCCCCCGAAGCCGAGGCCACCCCCGGCGCCGAGAGGGAGGCCACCGGGACCGGCCAACCATCGCCGGAGGAGGTCGCCCGGCGGCGGCGCCTGCGGCCCCAGCAGCTGCGCAAGTTGCTCAGCGGAGATCTGGACACCATCGTCGCCAAAGCCTTGCGCAAAGAACCCCAGCGGCGCTACGGCTCCGCTGGTGAGCTGGCGGAGGATCTGCAACGCTACCTCCAGGGCTTGCCGGTGCGGGCGCGCAAAGACACCCTCATCTACCGCGCCGGTAAGCGGCTGCGGCGGCACCGCTTCGCAGCGGCGGCGGCGGCCCTGGTGCTGGCGGTGATCTGCTCCCTGAGCGTGCTCCTCTTCGTCCAATCTCAGCGCGCGGAGCTCGCCCGAGAGCGCGCCGAATCCGTAGCCACCTTCCTCGAGGAGATCTTCCAGGTGGCGGACCCCACCGGCAGTACCAGCCGTGAGACCTCCGCCCGAGAGCTGCTGGACCGCGGCGCCCGGCGCATTCCCCGGCAGCTGCAGGATCAGCCGGAGCTCCAGGCGGCGCTCATGAACACCATCGGCAACGCCTATCTGGGCCTGGGGCTCTACGCGGAGGCTAGCCCCTTCCTCGAATCCGCCCTCGCCCGGCGCCGGGAGTTGCTCGGAGAAGACCATCCCAGCACCGCCGAGACCCTCAACGACCTGGGTGTGCTGGCCGTCCAGCGGAGAGACGTGGAACGCGCCGAGGAGCTTCTGCGCCAGGCTCTGGAGCTTCGCCGCCGCCTCACCGGCGAGACCGGGCCGGCCACCGCCGAAAGCACTCACCATCTGGCGGCCTTGCTCTCCATCAAGGGGGAGTACGAGCGCGCCGAAGAGCTCTTCCGGCGAGCCCTCGACCTGCGCCGGGCCCTCACCGGACCGGAGGACCTGGAAGTCGCCGAGACCCTCAACGGCCTCGGCGTGGTGCTGCGGCTGCGGGGCAAATACGGCCAGGCCGAGCAGGCGCTGACCCGGGGTTTGGAGATCCGCCGCCGTATCCTCGGCGGCGAGCACTACAGGATCGCCGAAAGCCTCAACGACCTGGGCACCCTGTACAACGAAATCGAGGACTTCGAGCGCGCCGAGCCCCTCTTCCTGGAGGCTCTGGACATCGCCCGCCGGCTCTTCGGCGAGGACAATCTGCCGGTGGCGGCACTGCTCCACAACCTCGGATTCCTACATCAGGAGCAGGGCCACCTGGAAGACGCGGAGCGCTTCTACCGCCGCTCTCTGGAAGTCAAGGAAGCGCTCTTTTCCGAGCACCACGAGCGCGTGCTGAGCAGCCTGGGCAACCTCGCCGCCCTCCTCGACGCCAAGGGCGAGCACGGCCCCGCCGAGGAGCTGCACCGCCGGGTGCTGGAGCTGGAGCGCCGAGCCTTCGAGGTCGACACCCCCTACCGGGCCATCCTGCTGGAGAACCTGGCCACCAACCTGCGCCTCCAGGGCCGCTTTGAACAAGCCGAGGTACTGCAGCGGCAATCCCTCGCCCTGCGCCAACGTCTGCTGCGCCCAGACCACCCGGACATCCCCCGCGGTCTGAACAACCTGGGCGTGCTGCTGGCCCAGAAGGGCGAGCTACCGGAGGCCGAGCAGACGCTACGCCGAGCGGTGGAGCTACGCCAGCGGCTGCTGGGCCCCGATCACCCCCACACCCGCCGCTCCGAGGGACACCTGAGGGAGCTTCTCCGCAAGGTCGAAGAATCCAGCGAGGTCGACAACCCCGCTGCCGATTGA